The following proteins are co-located in the Spinactinospora alkalitolerans genome:
- a CDS encoding ROK family protein, producing the protein MNETPPAHRPSESPGTQAIGIDVGGTKVAGGVVDREGEVRGHLVAPTPTTGGPEALLDTIADLVAELRRSGSAPICGVGVGTGGVIDHARGRVASATDLLPGWAGTHVGPRLRRRTGLPVAVDNDGNTHALGELRFGAARTLHDVLFAAVGTGVGGALAIGGALRRGPHHTAGEIGHLPAPGAEGLRCSCGGTGHVEAGAAGPAIAERYRRFGGAPLDLRAVAARAREGDAAAGRAIAEGARILGRSLAGLAAVLDPQAVVVGGGVAEIGEQYWEPLRSAFHDEPHVAAAGTPIVPAQLGSRASIVGAAALAFDDTVDD; encoded by the coding sequence GTGAACGAGACGCCCCCCGCCCACCGGCCGTCGGAGTCGCCCGGCACGCAGGCGATCGGCATCGACGTGGGCGGAACCAAGGTCGCGGGAGGGGTCGTCGACCGCGAAGGGGAGGTGCGCGGGCACCTGGTCGCCCCCACACCGACGACGGGCGGTCCCGAAGCGCTGCTGGACACGATCGCCGACCTGGTCGCCGAACTGCGCAGGAGCGGGTCCGCACCGATATGCGGTGTGGGCGTGGGCACCGGCGGCGTCATCGACCACGCCCGCGGACGCGTGGCGAGCGCCACCGACCTGCTGCCCGGCTGGGCCGGGACGCACGTCGGCCCCCGGCTGAGGCGGCGCACCGGCCTGCCGGTGGCGGTGGACAACGACGGCAACACCCACGCCCTCGGCGAGCTCCGGTTCGGCGCGGCGCGCACGCTGCACGACGTCCTCTTCGCCGCGGTCGGAACGGGCGTCGGGGGCGCCCTGGCCATCGGCGGAGCGCTGCGACGCGGTCCGCACCACACCGCCGGCGAGATCGGGCACCTGCCGGCCCCCGGGGCGGAGGGGCTCCGGTGCAGCTGCGGCGGCACCGGCCACGTGGAGGCCGGCGCCGCCGGGCCCGCGATCGCCGAGCGCTACCGGCGGTTCGGCGGTGCGCCCCTGGACCTGCGCGCCGTGGCCGCCCGCGCCCGCGAGGGCGACGCGGCGGCCGGCAGGGCGATCGCCGAGGGCGCGCGGATCCTCGGCCGCTCGCTGGCCGGCCTGGCCGCCGTGCTCGACCCGCAGGCGGTCGTGGTCGGCGGCGGCGTGGCCGAGATCGGCGAGCAGTACTGGGAGCCGCTGCGATCGGCGTTCCACGACGAGCCGCATGTCGCCGCCGCCGGCACGCCGATCGTGCCGGCTCAACTGGGGTCGAGGGCGAGCATCGTGGGGGCCGCCGCGCTCGCCTTCGACGACACCGTGGACGATTAG
- a CDS encoding N-acetylmannosamine-6-phosphate 2-epimerase — MPVRTILDALRGGLVVSCQAPPGDPLHGPRFMTAMALAAANGGAVGIRAEGIDDLRAIRAEVELPLIGLWKVGREGVYITPTPEHAAAVAATGADIVAVDATRRPRPGGHALEEVIGAVHASGRLAMADVADLDDALASLDAGADVVSTTLSGYVGGAPRPDGPDLGLVARIADRVSAPVFAEGRVSTPDQARRALDAGAFAVVVGTAITAPGAITTAFARALRP; from the coding sequence ATGCCCGTCCGGACCATTCTCGACGCCCTGCGGGGCGGCCTCGTCGTCTCGTGCCAGGCGCCGCCGGGGGACCCTCTGCACGGGCCCCGGTTCATGACCGCGATGGCGCTCGCCGCCGCGAACGGCGGGGCCGTGGGCATCCGGGCCGAGGGGATCGACGACCTCCGCGCGATCCGGGCCGAGGTGGAGCTGCCGCTGATCGGCCTGTGGAAGGTCGGGCGCGAGGGCGTCTACATCACGCCGACGCCCGAGCACGCGGCGGCCGTCGCCGCCACCGGCGCCGACATCGTCGCCGTCGACGCCACCCGCCGCCCCCGCCCCGGGGGCCACGCGCTGGAGGAGGTCATCGGCGCGGTCCACGCCTCAGGGCGCCTCGCCATGGCCGATGTGGCCGATCTCGACGACGCCCTGGCCTCCCTGGACGCCGGCGCCGACGTCGTCTCCACGACGCTGTCCGGATACGTCGGCGGCGCCCCGCGCCCCGACGGGCCCGACCTCGGCCTGGTCGCGCGGATCGCCGACCGGGTGTCCGCGCCGGTCTTCGCCGAGGGCCGCGTCTCAACGCCGGACCAGGCCCGCCGCGCCCTGGACGCCGGCGCCTTCGCCGTGGTCGTGGGAACCGCCATCACCGCCCCCGGCGCCATCACCACCGCCTTCGCCCGGGCCCTGCGCCCGTGA
- a CDS encoding maleylpyruvate isomerase family mycothiol-dependent enzyme has protein sequence MNPAHYSAALRREGAKLADSAASDLSLPVPSCPEWNVADLVWHTGEVHCFWRSIASGEIDGPDGYVEPQRPHDSALVEWFGAGVEETASVLERLDPATPMWTWAAQQDAAFIQRRMAQETAVHCWDALAAAGRPEPVERSLAADGIEEFLEFMLTAGPPSQDERDGAVRLAATDHTGRWSARCDDGAWRAAPPSGTGDAAVEATASDLLLLLWRRIDADAVRVQGDRAVLHRFLAAADLD, from the coding sequence ATGAATCCCGCCCACTACAGTGCCGCGCTGCGCCGGGAAGGCGCGAAGCTGGCCGACAGCGCCGCGTCCGATCTCAGCCTCCCGGTGCCGAGCTGCCCGGAATGGAACGTCGCCGACCTGGTCTGGCACACCGGGGAGGTGCACTGCTTCTGGCGGTCGATCGCCTCGGGCGAGATCGACGGGCCCGACGGCTACGTCGAGCCGCAGCGGCCGCACGACTCGGCCCTGGTGGAGTGGTTCGGCGCCGGCGTCGAGGAGACCGCCTCGGTGCTGGAGCGCCTCGACCCCGCCACGCCGATGTGGACCTGGGCGGCGCAGCAGGACGCCGCCTTCATCCAGCGCAGGATGGCCCAGGAGACGGCCGTGCACTGCTGGGACGCCCTGGCCGCCGCGGGCCGCCCCGAGCCCGTCGAGCGATCCCTGGCCGCCGACGGCATCGAGGAGTTCCTGGAGTTCATGCTCACCGCGGGCCCGCCGTCGCAGGACGAGCGGGACGGGGCGGTGCGACTCGCGGCCACCGACCACACCGGCCGCTGGTCGGCCCGCTGCGACGACGGCGCCTGGCGGGCCGCACCGCCCTCCGGCACCGGCGACGCCGCGGTCGAGGCCACCGCCTCGGACCTGCTGCTGCTGTTGTGGCGCCGAATCGACGCCGACGCGGTGCGGGTGCAAGGCGACCGCGCGGTGCTGCACCGCTTCCTCGCGGCCGCCGACCTCGACTGA
- a CDS encoding serine hydrolase domain-containing protein encodes MPTPEPPRHRIRRPLRTAGRLAAVCTALLAAAVQPPSASADGAARVTPASVDAVVQGYREATGLPGVAVAVTRGTEVVHADGYGSTPSGAAVTARTPMAVASVSKSFTALAVLQLVEAGEVELDAPVHEHLPEFTMADPRAADITVRQLLNQTSGMSDSTFPAFSRPQPATLREAVRGMRTAEPAADPGTHWEYHNPNFQVAARLVEVVGGRPFADHLEARVFEPLGMEHSLTVDTDRDLPPSAHGHLKVLGRPVAVPEPSAFGNGSGGVVSTADDMAAWLIMQSNEGRGADGARIVSADSITQMRTPSPASGSYALGWSVDETESGAPIVEHSGDLFTSTAHQALLPRSGYGVAVMANTGMAYGDAQAVAEALIAVIEGREPPAPSRNPVLPAVDAVFLVLSAATVLLAGRGVRRSRRWAAPRTGLPPWRTAARLLPLAVPPVLFATVDQVVGFLYRGRDVAWPQVSYLYPAFMVFLGAAALGCTAVAAARIIGLARVGRVGSAPSSAD; translated from the coding sequence ATGCCCACACCTGAGCCCCCGCGTCACCGCATTCGCCGACCGCTGCGCACCGCAGGCCGCCTCGCCGCGGTGTGCACCGCCCTCCTCGCCGCCGCCGTGCAGCCGCCGAGCGCGAGCGCCGACGGCGCGGCACGGGTCACGCCCGCATCCGTCGACGCCGTTGTGCAGGGGTACCGAGAGGCCACCGGACTGCCCGGCGTCGCGGTGGCCGTCACCCGCGGGACCGAGGTCGTGCACGCCGATGGCTATGGCAGCACGCCCTCGGGCGCGGCCGTCACCGCCCGGACCCCGATGGCCGTGGCCTCGGTGAGCAAGTCCTTCACCGCGCTGGCGGTGCTGCAGCTCGTGGAGGCGGGGGAAGTGGAGCTCGACGCGCCCGTGCACGAGCACCTGCCCGAGTTCACGATGGCCGACCCGCGCGCGGCCGACATCACCGTTCGCCAGCTCCTGAACCAGACCTCGGGCATGTCCGACAGCACGTTCCCCGCGTTCAGCCGTCCCCAGCCCGCCACCCTGCGCGAGGCGGTGCGGGGAATGCGCACCGCGGAGCCGGCCGCCGATCCGGGCACGCACTGGGAGTACCACAACCCCAATTTCCAGGTCGCCGCGCGGCTGGTCGAGGTGGTCGGCGGCAGGCCGTTCGCCGACCACCTGGAGGCCCGCGTCTTCGAGCCGCTCGGCATGGAGCACAGCCTCACCGTCGACACCGACCGCGACCTGCCGCCCAGCGCGCACGGTCACCTCAAAGTCCTCGGGCGACCCGTGGCCGTGCCCGAGCCGAGCGCCTTCGGCAACGGCTCCGGCGGCGTGGTCAGCACCGCCGATGACATGGCCGCCTGGCTGATCATGCAGAGCAACGAGGGGCGGGGGGCCGACGGCGCCCGGATCGTCTCGGCCGACAGCATCACGCAGATGCGCACCCCCTCACCGGCCTCCGGCTCCTACGCGCTGGGCTGGTCCGTCGACGAGACCGAATCGGGGGCGCCGATCGTCGAGCACAGCGGGGACCTGTTCACCTCGACCGCCCACCAGGCGCTGCTGCCCCGGTCCGGCTACGGTGTCGCGGTCATGGCCAACACCGGGATGGCCTACGGGGACGCCCAGGCCGTCGCCGAGGCCCTGATCGCCGTGATCGAGGGCCGGGAGCCGCCCGCGCCCTCCCGGAATCCGGTGCTCCCGGCGGTCGACGCGGTCTTCCTGGTCCTTTCCGCGGCCACCGTCCTCCTGGCCGGGCGCGGCGTGCGGCGTTCACGCCGCTGGGCCGCGCCCCGGACCGGGCTGCCGCCGTGGCGCACGGCGGCGCGGCTGCTGCCCTTGGCGGTGCCGCCGGTGCTGTTCGCGACGGTCGACCAGGTGGTCGGCTTCCTCTACCGGGGCCGGGACGTGGCCTGGCCCCAGGTGTCCTATCTCTATCCCGCCTTCATGGTCTTCCTCGGCGCAGCGGCACTGGGCTGCACCGCCGTCGCGGCCGCGCGCATCATCGGACTGGCGCGGGTGGGCCGTGTGGGCTCGGCACCGTCTTCCGCCGACTGA
- a CDS encoding maleylpyruvate isomerase N-terminal domain-containing protein — MSRSADAAASPVTADDLDRAVQLALAVLREAPSAAWDRRAGSLEWDCWETAEHLGDDLFAYAVQLGPRTPPLDGDVPFAWESRRSGGPASAVHADRAAGPAGLLQVLEACGALLAAMVRTTPPRVRAHHVYGVSDPEGFAAMGIVETLVHTHDLAEGLGLAWTPPADLCSRALARLFPDAPRDTAPWPALLWATGRAELPGRPRLTSWRWYAEPRP, encoded by the coding sequence ATGTCCCGATCAGCCGACGCCGCCGCGTCCCCTGTGACCGCCGACGACCTCGACCGGGCCGTCCAGCTTGCCCTCGCCGTCCTCCGGGAGGCGCCCTCCGCGGCCTGGGACCGCAGGGCCGGCTCACTGGAGTGGGACTGCTGGGAGACCGCCGAGCACCTCGGCGACGACCTCTTCGCCTACGCCGTCCAACTCGGTCCCAGGACACCGCCCCTGGACGGCGACGTGCCCTTCGCGTGGGAGAGCCGCAGGTCCGGCGGTCCGGCCAGCGCCGTCCACGCCGACCGCGCGGCGGGGCCCGCCGGGCTGCTGCAGGTGCTGGAGGCCTGCGGCGCGCTGCTGGCCGCCATGGTGCGCACGACGCCGCCGCGGGTCCGCGCCCACCACGTCTACGGGGTGTCGGACCCGGAGGGCTTCGCCGCGATGGGGATCGTGGAGACCCTGGTGCACACCCACGACCTGGCCGAAGGGCTCGGGCTCGCCTGGACCCCGCCCGCCGACCTGTGCTCGCGCGCGCTCGCCCGGCTGTTCCCCGACGCCCCGCGGGACACCGCCCCCTGGCCCGCCCTGCTGTGGGCCACCGGCCGCGCCGAACTGCCCGGACGTCCCCGCCTCACCTCATGGCGCTGGTACGCCGAGCCCCGGCCCTAG
- a CDS encoding VOC family protein: MPDSAATDEFAVRDRSVQVDMLTNEEAAMATDGFTTCLWFDDQAEEAADHYVSIFKDSGIGRIGRYTEAGPGPAGSVLAVEFEANGQKFVALNGGPAPFAFNDSISFQVRCADQDEVDYYWSRLSEGGQEVQCGWLKDKYGVSWQIVPAVLFDLIGDPDQEKAKRTTEAMLSMTKFDIAALERAHAGE, encoded by the coding sequence GTGCCGGATTCGGCCGCGACCGATGAGTTCGCGGTGCGGGATCGGTCGGTACAGGTGGACATGCTCACCAACGAGGAGGCGGCGATGGCCACCGACGGATTCACCACGTGCCTGTGGTTCGACGACCAGGCCGAGGAGGCGGCCGACCACTACGTCTCGATCTTCAAGGACTCCGGGATCGGAAGGATCGGCCGCTACACCGAAGCCGGGCCGGGCCCCGCCGGGTCGGTCCTGGCCGTGGAGTTCGAGGCCAACGGCCAGAAGTTCGTCGCGTTGAACGGCGGGCCGGCGCCCTTCGCGTTCAACGACTCCATCTCGTTCCAGGTCCGCTGCGCCGACCAGGACGAGGTGGACTACTACTGGAGCAGGCTCTCCGAAGGGGGCCAGGAGGTCCAGTGCGGCTGGCTGAAGGACAAGTACGGCGTGTCCTGGCAGATCGTGCCGGCCGTGCTCTTCGACCTGATCGGCGACCCCGACCAGGAGAAGGCCAAGCGCACCACCGAGGCGATGCTCTCGATGACCAAATTCGACATCGCCGCCCTCGAAAGGGCGCACGCGGGGGAGTAG
- a CDS encoding MaoC family dehydratase — translation MSADTTTLGTLAELKELEGESLGTSSWIRIAQDRVDTFADATGDHQWIHTDPERARAESPFGGPIAHGYLTLSLIIPMWNEVLTVRSVSTAVNYGLNKVRFTAPVPVDGRVRLNAALKRYEELPKGGVQVTIDAVIELEGSQRPACVAEAVYRMFE, via the coding sequence GTGTCCGCCGACACCACCACGCTCGGCACGCTCGCCGAACTCAAAGAACTCGAGGGCGAGTCCCTCGGCACCAGCTCCTGGATCCGGATCGCCCAGGACCGCGTCGACACCTTCGCCGACGCCACCGGCGACCACCAGTGGATCCACACCGACCCCGAACGGGCCAGGGCCGAGAGTCCCTTCGGCGGCCCCATCGCCCACGGCTACCTGACCCTCTCGCTGATCATCCCCATGTGGAACGAGGTGCTCACCGTCAGGAGTGTGAGCACGGCGGTCAACTACGGGCTCAACAAGGTCCGCTTCACCGCCCCGGTCCCCGTCGACGGCCGCGTCCGCCTCAACGCCGCTCTCAAGAGGTACGAGGAGCTCCCCAAGGGCGGGGTCCAGGTCACGATCGACGCCGTCATCGAGCTGGAGGGCAGCCAGCGCCCGGCCTGCGTCGCCGAGGCCGTGTACCGGATGTTCGAGTGA
- the couO gene encoding 4-hydroxyphenyl-beta-ketoacyl-CoA hydrolase — protein MSRYEYGIDFDAITALDVHAHAEIDACGHRSLDDELMAASEKYFKSGAERTPSLDAIAGHYRDRNMAAIVFTVDAGAATGHPVNSVEEIAEGAARHNDVLIPFGSVDPWQGRAAAGRVRTLVDEYGVKGFKFHPSLQGFEPNDRAFYPVYEAVAEAGVPALFHTGQTGIGAGLPGGHGIKLRYSDPMLLDDVAADFPELTIIMAHPSVPWQDAAISSATHKSNVYIDLSGWSPKYFPPQLVRAANSMLRHKVLFGSDFPVIQPDRWMRDFDGLEIKDEVRPLILKGNALEVLGIRR, from the coding sequence ATGAGCCGGTACGAGTACGGCATCGACTTCGACGCCATCACCGCGCTCGACGTCCACGCCCACGCCGAAATCGACGCCTGCGGCCACAGGTCCCTCGACGACGAGCTGATGGCGGCGTCGGAGAAGTACTTCAAGTCCGGCGCGGAGCGCACGCCCTCCCTCGACGCCATCGCCGGGCACTACCGCGACCGCAACATGGCCGCGATCGTGTTCACCGTTGATGCGGGCGCCGCCACCGGCCACCCCGTCAACTCCGTCGAAGAGATCGCCGAGGGCGCCGCCCGGCACAACGACGTGCTGATCCCCTTCGGCTCCGTCGACCCCTGGCAGGGCAGGGCCGCCGCCGGGCGCGTGCGCACGCTGGTCGACGAATACGGCGTCAAGGGCTTCAAGTTCCACCCCAGCCTGCAGGGGTTCGAGCCCAACGACCGCGCCTTCTACCCCGTCTACGAGGCCGTCGCCGAAGCCGGCGTGCCGGCCCTGTTCCACACAGGCCAGACCGGGATCGGAGCCGGGCTCCCCGGCGGGCACGGCATCAAACTGCGCTACTCCGACCCGATGCTGCTCGACGACGTCGCGGCCGACTTCCCCGAGCTGACGATCATCATGGCCCACCCGTCGGTGCCGTGGCAGGACGCCGCGATCTCCAGCGCGACACACAAGTCCAACGTCTACATCGACCTGTCCGGGTGGTCCCCCAAGTACTTCCCGCCGCAGTTGGTCCGCGCCGCCAACTCGATGCTGCGCCACAAGGTCCTCTTCGGCTCGGACTTCCCGGTCATCCAGCCCGACCGCTGGATGCGCGACTTCGACGGCCTGGAGATCAAGGACGAGGTCCGCCCCCTGATCCTCAAGGGCAACGCGCTCGAGGTCCTCGGAATCCGGCGCTGA
- a CDS encoding SDR family NAD(P)-dependent oxidoreductase, whose product MDLSNKVAIVTGSGQGLGLAYARELARRGASVIVNDIRRETADAAVASITEAGGSAHAVVGAVGSTETAQALVDGAVERFGRLDVLVTNAGILRDRVLWKMTDDDFDEVINVHMRGTFTCVRAAAVRMREQGEGGRIICVGSPAGQRGNFGQTNYAGAKAGILGMVRTWAMELGRADITVNAVVPVAATSMTETVPFLKPYVEAMDNGDPLPPFARRELGFGGPEDAAGAVAFLAGDAAAGVTGQAVGVGGDRLALWSHPDMTVKAYHDGGWDAGTIADEWPSTFADHLESVGEELPEEATAR is encoded by the coding sequence ATGGATCTCAGCAACAAGGTCGCGATCGTCACCGGCAGCGGCCAGGGCCTCGGTCTGGCCTACGCCCGCGAACTCGCCCGCCGCGGCGCATCGGTCATCGTCAACGACATCAGGCGGGAGACGGCCGACGCCGCCGTCGCCTCGATCACCGAGGCGGGCGGAAGCGCCCACGCGGTGGTCGGCGCCGTCGGGAGCACGGAGACCGCGCAGGCCCTGGTCGACGGCGCGGTCGAGAGGTTCGGCCGCCTCGACGTCCTCGTCACCAACGCCGGCATCCTCCGCGACAGAGTCCTGTGGAAGATGACCGACGACGACTTCGACGAGGTGATCAACGTCCACATGCGCGGCACGTTCACCTGCGTGCGCGCCGCGGCCGTCAGGATGCGCGAGCAGGGCGAGGGCGGCCGCATCATCTGCGTCGGCTCCCCGGCCGGTCAGCGCGGCAACTTCGGCCAGACGAACTACGCCGGCGCGAAGGCCGGCATCCTCGGCATGGTGCGCACCTGGGCCATGGAACTCGGCCGGGCGGACATCACCGTCAACGCGGTCGTCCCGGTCGCGGCCACCTCGATGACCGAGACCGTCCCCTTCCTCAAGCCCTACGTCGAGGCCATGGACAACGGCGACCCGCTGCCGCCGTTCGCCCGCCGCGAGCTCGGCTTCGGCGGTCCGGAGGACGCCGCGGGCGCCGTGGCCTTCCTGGCCGGCGACGCGGCCGCCGGCGTCACCGGCCAGGCCGTCGGCGTCGGGGGCGACCGCCTCGCCCTGTGGTCGCACCCCGACATGACCGTCAAGGCCTACCACGACGGCGGCTGGGACGCCGGGACGATCGCCGACGAATGGCCGTCCACCTTCGCCGACCACCTGGAGTCGGTCGGCGAGGAGCTCCCCGAGGAGGCGACGGCGCGATGA
- a CDS encoding MarR family winged helix-turn-helix transcriptional regulator yields the protein MAAKRLLTDDIGFLLSRASGAVARSASKALAPLGLRVRSYSVLMLAGEGTAGVTQRRLAATMGLDPSQIVALVDDLETRGLVTRTPDPADRRNKLITATDEGHRVREDAQQRVDQAHDDYFDRVPHESLDELRHALRRIAFPDDLPVGHESEPSTAPE from the coding sequence ATGGCCGCGAAGCGTTTGTTGACCGACGACATCGGCTTTCTGCTGTCACGAGCGAGCGGTGCGGTGGCGCGGTCTGCGAGCAAGGCGCTGGCGCCGCTGGGGCTGCGGGTCCGCTCCTACTCGGTCCTGATGCTCGCGGGTGAGGGGACCGCCGGCGTCACCCAGCGGCGCCTTGCCGCCACCATGGGGCTGGACCCCAGCCAGATCGTGGCCCTCGTCGACGACCTGGAGACGCGCGGCCTCGTCACCCGCACCCCCGACCCGGCCGACCGCCGCAACAAACTGATCACCGCGACCGACGAGGGCCACCGGGTCCGCGAGGACGCGCAGCAGCGCGTGGACCAGGCGCACGACGACTACTTCGACCGGGTGCCGCACGAGAGTCTGGACGAGCTCCGACACGCGTTGCGACGGATCGCCTTCCCCGATGACCTGCCGGTCGGACACGAGTCCGAGCCCTCGACGGCGCCGGAGTGA
- a CDS encoding MFS transporter — MTAAEAAAETPATQRRREIRRVILSSYLGSTIEYYDFLLYATAASLVFGPVFFSGLDPLAATVASYGTFAAGYIARPVGGAVFGHFGDRIGRKKMLVVSMTVMGVSSFLIGLIPSPEVIGSWGAIILVILRMGQGIAVGGEWGGAALMSLEHSEKGRRGFAASFTNAGAPSGAVLGTLIMGIFSALPEEQFLSWGWRVPFLLSVLLLVVGLFIRSRVSESPIFKAAMARSTEKKPPVPILQVLRRPKNLVLTAFGCSGSFAMQVLFATFAITYGVAQGSDQQLLLLCFSLASFSQIFTVVGLGRLSDTLGRRPVMVSGLLLFAVLLYPMLQWLASGSALLIFLAFFTGLTCHAMTYGPMAAFISEQFGTKARYTGASLGYQIATLVGAGLTPLILASLYASSGRDIMSVVWFLVIVSAVSGAFILATRESKDNDLTAESL, encoded by the coding sequence ATGACGGCCGCCGAAGCCGCCGCAGAAACGCCGGCCACGCAACGAAGAAGAGAGATACGCCGGGTCATCCTGTCGAGTTACCTCGGCAGCACCATCGAGTACTACGACTTCCTCCTCTACGCCACCGCCGCGTCGCTGGTCTTCGGGCCGGTCTTCTTCTCCGGCCTCGACCCGCTGGCCGCGACGGTCGCATCGTATGGGACGTTCGCCGCGGGCTACATCGCCCGCCCCGTCGGGGGAGCCGTCTTCGGCCATTTCGGTGACCGCATCGGGCGCAAGAAGATGCTGGTCGTCTCGATGACCGTGATGGGCGTCTCCTCCTTCCTCATCGGCCTCATCCCATCGCCGGAGGTCATCGGCTCTTGGGGGGCGATCATCCTCGTCATCCTCAGGATGGGGCAGGGCATCGCCGTCGGCGGCGAATGGGGCGGCGCCGCGCTGATGTCCCTGGAGCACTCCGAGAAGGGACGGCGCGGATTCGCGGCGTCGTTCACCAACGCCGGAGCCCCCTCCGGCGCGGTTCTGGGGACGCTGATCATGGGGATCTTCTCCGCGCTGCCAGAGGAGCAGTTCCTGTCCTGGGGCTGGCGCGTCCCGTTCCTGCTCTCCGTGCTGCTGCTGGTCGTGGGGCTGTTCATCCGCTCCCGCGTGTCGGAGAGCCCGATCTTCAAGGCCGCGATGGCCCGCTCGACCGAGAAGAAGCCGCCGGTGCCGATCCTGCAGGTGCTGCGCCGACCCAAGAACCTGGTCCTCACGGCGTTCGGATGCAGCGGAAGCTTCGCGATGCAGGTCCTGTTCGCGACGTTCGCGATCACCTACGGCGTGGCCCAGGGATCCGACCAGCAACTGCTGCTGCTCTGCTTCAGTCTGGCCTCCTTCAGCCAGATCTTCACCGTCGTCGGGCTGGGGCGCCTGTCCGACACCCTGGGCCGGCGCCCGGTCATGGTCAGCGGCCTGCTCCTCTTCGCCGTCCTGCTGTACCCGATGCTCCAGTGGCTGGCGTCCGGGAGCGCGCTGCTCATCTTCCTGGCCTTCTTCACCGGCCTGACCTGCCACGCCATGACCTATGGCCCGATGGCGGCCTTCATCTCGGAGCAGTTCGGCACCAAGGCCCGCTACACCGGCGCCTCCCTCGGCTACCAGATCGCGACGCTCGTCGGCGCCGGTCTGACCCCGTTGATCCTGGCCTCGCTGTACGCGTCGTCCGGGCGGGACATCATGTCCGTCGTATGGTTCCTGGTCATCGTCAGCGCGGTCAGCGGCGCCTTCATCCTCGCCACGCGCGAGAGCAAGGACAACGACCTCACCGCGGAGAGCCTCTGA